A single window of Arcobacter venerupis DNA harbors:
- a CDS encoding F0F1 ATP synthase subunit B' yields the protein MLDISPVLLLSSGIIFLLVVARLNSCLFKPLLKHMDDREASIKKDLEDAKSNGADVDGLLAEANDIIAKAKKEAAAIREQAYKEAKDSADAKLASAKSNLEVKSAEFTKNLQDETKALRDSLVSSMPQFNESLKAKLSSI from the coding sequence ATGTTAGACATAAGTCCTGTATTATTGCTTAGCTCTGGTATCATCTTTCTTTTAGTTGTTGCTAGACTAAACAGTTGTCTTTTCAAACCATTACTTAAACACATGGATGATAGAGAGGCTTCTATAAAAAAAGATTTAGAAGACGCGAAATCAAACGGTGCTGATGTAGACGGTTTACTAGCCGAAGCAAATGATATTATTGCTAAAGCGAAAAAAGAGGCAGCTGCAATTAGAGAACAAGCTTATAAGGAAGCAAAGGATAGTGCTGATGCAAAACTTGCAAGTGCTAAATCTAATTTAGAAGTAAAATCTGCGGAATTTACTAAAAACTTACAAGACGAGACTAAAGCTTTGAGAGATTCTTTAGTATCTTCTATGCCTCAATTTAATGAGAGCCTAAAAGCTAAGCTTAGCTCTATTTAA
- a CDS encoding ParB/RepB/Spo0J family partition protein: MALGRGLGELLGEVESAYENSASSNKSGVCKIDVSTIKANPNQPRKIFDEEKLNDLSESIKEHGLLQPIIVIENGNNSYTLVAGERRLRAHKLANINKIKAIIIDADEFKLRELALIENIQRDDLNIIELAYCYAQLLNEHNITHEELSKKVFKSRTSITNTLRLLQLNSYVQQFLATDKISAGHAKVMLGLSSEEQKMVCDSIVGQKLSVRETEKLVKELKEKNTEKPKKDKTTNTYNFNSFNNIIEKFKENNLKMKVEKNYFKIEFNSQEEIDKIISYFNIQS, from the coding sequence ATGGCATTAGGTAGAGGATTAGGAGAATTATTAGGAGAAGTTGAATCAGCATATGAAAATTCAGCTAGTAGTAACAAATCAGGCGTTTGTAAAATTGACGTTTCGACGATAAAAGCTAATCCAAATCAACCAAGAAAAATATTTGATGAAGAGAAATTAAATGATTTAAGTGAATCTATTAAAGAGCATGGATTATTACAACCAATAATTGTAATTGAAAATGGGAATAATAGTTACACCTTAGTTGCAGGGGAGAGAAGACTTAGAGCTCATAAACTTGCAAATATCAACAAAATAAAAGCTATAATCATTGATGCGGATGAATTTAAATTAAGAGAATTGGCTTTAATAGAAAATATCCAAAGGGATGACTTAAATATTATTGAATTAGCATACTGTTACGCACAGTTACTAAATGAACATAATATTACCCATGAAGAACTATCAAAAAAAGTATTTAAAAGTAGAACTTCAATAACAAATACATTAAGACTGTTACAATTAAACTCATATGTTCAACAATTTTTAGCTACTGACAAAATTAGTGCAGGTCATGCAAAAGTTATGCTTGGACTTAGTTCAGAAGAACAAAAAATGGTTTGTGATTCAATTGTTGGTCAAAAACTTTCAGTTAGAGAAACAGAAAAATTAGTTAAAGAACTAAAAGAAAAAAATACTGAAAAACCCAAAAAAGATAAAACTACAAATACTTATAATTTCAATTCTTTTAATAACATTATTGAAAAATTCAAAGAGAATAATTTAAAAATGAAAGTTGAAAAAAATTATTTCAAAATAGAATTTAATTCACAAGAAGAAATTGATAAAATTATTAGCTACTTTAATATCCAATCGTAA
- a CDS encoding ParA family protein: protein MTEIISIANQKGGVGKTTTAVNLSAALALEGKRVLLIDADPQANATTSLGFHRDTYEYNIYHVMLGTKELSEIILDSEIENLKVAPSNIGLVGIEKEFYKNTKERELVLKRKIDPIKKDFDYIIIDSPPALGPITINTLSASTSVLIPIQCEFFALEGLAQLLNTIKLVKQTINQSLQIRGFLPTMYSSQNNLSKQVFADLAQHFENKLFKIDDNSYVVIPRNVKLAESPSFGKPIMLYDTNSSGTKAYTHLARAIAG from the coding sequence ATGACAGAGATTATTTCAATAGCTAATCAAAAAGGTGGTGTAGGTAAAACTACGACTGCTGTAAACTTAAGTGCAGCCCTTGCACTTGAAGGTAAAAGAGTATTATTAATTGATGCAGATCCACAAGCAAATGCTACAACTTCTTTAGGTTTTCATAGGGATACATATGAATACAATATCTATCATGTTATGTTAGGTACAAAAGAGTTAAGTGAGATTATTTTAGATTCAGAAATAGAAAATTTAAAAGTTGCACCATCAAATATAGGTCTTGTTGGAATCGAAAAAGAGTTTTATAAAAATACAAAAGAAAGAGAATTAGTATTAAAAAGAAAAATTGATCCTATTAAAAAAGATTTTGATTATATTATTATTGATTCACCACCTGCTCTAGGACCGATTACAATAAATACATTAAGTGCGTCAACATCTGTACTTATTCCTATTCAATGTGAATTTTTTGCATTAGAAGGATTAGCACAATTATTAAACACTATAAAATTAGTAAAACAAACTATAAACCAATCTTTACAAATAAGAGGATTTTTACCAACAATGTATAGCTCGCAAAATAATTTGTCAAAACAAGTATTTGCAGATTTAGCACAACATTTTGAAAACAAATTATTTAAAATAGATGATAATTCATATGTAGTAATTCCACGAAATGTTAAATTAGCGGAGAGTCCAAGTTTTGGTAAACCAATAATGTTATATGATACAAATTCAAGTGGTACAAAAGCGTATACGCATTTAGCAAGAGCAATAGCAGGTTAA
- a CDS encoding biotin--[acetyl-CoA-carboxylase] ligase — MRIIKLNEIDSTHRYIKDYILEKGYTEPLCVFSDYQTNGVGSRGNSWLGIKGNIFFSFVINNSFLPNDLPLQSSSIYFSYILKDVLKEMGSSVWLKWPNDFYIEDKKIGGTITTVSKDLIYCGIGINLKRVSDDFGKLDINVDIDDMLKIYFFKLEKKLFWKQIFSDFKIEFQHSKKFQTTIDNQKVSLENVMLNDDGSIQVNNKKVFSLR, encoded by the coding sequence ATGCGAATAATAAAATTAAATGAAATCGATTCTACTCATAGATATATAAAAGATTATATTTTAGAAAAAGGATACACTGAACCTTTATGTGTTTTTTCTGATTATCAAACAAATGGAGTTGGAAGTAGAGGAAACTCATGGCTTGGAATAAAAGGCAATATCTTTTTTTCTTTTGTTATAAATAATTCTTTTTTACCTAATGATTTACCACTACAAAGTAGTTCAATATATTTTTCATATATATTAAAAGATGTACTAAAGGAGATGGGCTCATCAGTTTGGTTAAAATGGCCAAATGATTTTTATATTGAAGATAAAAAAATAGGAGGAACAATTACAACTGTTTCAAAAGATTTAATTTATTGTGGTATTGGTATAAATTTGAAAAGGGTAAGTGATGATTTTGGAAAACTCGATATAAATGTCGATATAGATGATATGTTAAAAATTTATTTTTTTAAATTAGAAAAAAAGCTTTTTTGGAAGCAGATATTTAGTGATTTTAAGATAGAATTTCAGCATAGCAAAAAGTTCCAAACAACCATCGACAATCAAAAGGTTTCTCTCGAAAATGTGATGTTAAATGATGATGGTTCAATACAAGTAAACAATAAAAAGGTATTTAGTTTAAGATGA
- a CDS encoding AEC family transporter — protein MLDPVLPIAIYLFLGYIFKIFYQDNSKQLIEFIIYFSLPSIVFSKIYPLVLDEKILGLILMFMSFILLNLLFAYFIGKMMKLNRILLATFMIMATFGNTSFIGFSYINAFYGEDYIVYGLIYDLFGSFLLLVSVGMFIITWGSGKKNNFTSIFKNIFLFPPSLMFFITVAAKNFEIPNFVLLTTQTLGSTLVPIAMIAIGMKLEVKHIFVKFHIVSMAMLLKMVIVPIIVLIGFQQFYGIHETWVKVTIIEVAMPPMTMATVLAIKGGLDEKVAINSLVLGVLLSLVTITLYTSYLA, from the coding sequence ATGTTAGATCCTGTTTTACCAATTGCAATATATTTATTTTTAGGTTATATCTTCAAAATATTTTATCAAGATAATTCAAAACAATTAATTGAATTTATAATTTATTTTTCACTTCCTTCTATTGTATTTTCTAAAATTTATCCTTTAGTTTTGGATGAAAAAATACTTGGCTTAATTTTAATGTTTATGTCATTTATTCTTTTAAATTTATTATTTGCCTATTTTATAGGAAAGATGATGAAATTAAATAGAATACTACTAGCAACTTTTATGATTATGGCAACTTTTGGCAATACTTCATTTATTGGTTTCTCATATATAAACGCATTTTATGGTGAAGACTATATTGTTTATGGATTAATATATGATTTATTTGGATCATTTTTACTACTTGTTTCGGTAGGTATGTTTATAATCACATGGGGAAGTGGTAAAAAAAATAATTTTACATCTATTTTTAAAAATATTTTTTTATTTCCACCATCATTAATGTTTTTTATAACCGTTGCTGCAAAGAACTTTGAAATTCCTAATTTTGTTTTATTAACAACTCAAACATTAGGTTCTACCTTAGTTCCAATTGCTATGATTGCAATTGGAATGAAATTAGAAGTAAAACATATTTTTGTAAAATTTCATATTGTTTCAATGGCAATGCTATTAAAAATGGTAATAGTTCCAATAATAGTATTAATTGGTTTCCAACAATTTTATGGAATACATGAAACATGGGTGAAAGTTACAATAATTGAAGTTGCAATGCCACCAATGACAATGGCAACAGTTTTAGCAATAAAAGGTGGATTAGATGAAAAAGTTGCAATTAATTCATTAGTTTTAGGAGTTTTATTAAGTCTTGTAACAATAACTTTATATACATCTTATTTAGCGTAA
- a CDS encoding GAF domain-containing protein yields MKDLEIRQIYDINLLKISDLDVLLHEILKYTRELLNAEAGTIYIKEDEYLKFHIFQNDILSYEDVYKYFYLLKDYKLPLFIENKYLAVDSYLTKKIIIINDIYNSSEYEFSGTKEFDEKFNYKTRSIITIPLIHPIKNEILGVIQLLNKKNDDKFVPFDEKDKDYLSMFSSFISLSISKAQTDIIKLQLLNEQLEKVNIELEKKVEKEILNNQEKSTTIFNQSKISSMAELMGDIAQEWKEPLNIISTLASGLKINIEYDNINKNESVSKLSKIVNITQNLSMNIDNFKDFYKVESVADNFNISETIAKCLELADASLKKNSINLVLNLDYSINIYGLKNEFSQAILNIINNLINGLIEKISIEDKRYIFIDLNCIDKKIYLKLKSNDGKRNIEKDNENMYMTRMIIKKYKKGNIELKNINFLYEDINYNGNEYLITLA; encoded by the coding sequence ATGAAAGATTTAGAAATAAGACAAATATATGATATTAATTTGCTTAAAATCAGTGATTTAGATGTGCTTTTACATGAAATATTAAAATATACTAGAGAATTATTAAATGCAGAAGCTGGTACTATTTATATTAAAGAAGATGAATACTTAAAATTTCATATTTTTCAAAATGATATTTTATCATATGAAGATGTTTACAAATATTTCTATTTACTTAAAGATTATAAACTTCCTTTATTTATTGAAAATAAATATCTTGCAGTAGATTCTTATCTAACAAAAAAAATAATTATAATTAATGATATTTACAATTCTAGTGAATATGAATTCTCAGGAACTAAAGAGTTTGATGAAAAATTTAATTATAAAACTCGTTCAATTATTACAATACCACTAATTCATCCTATTAAAAATGAAATATTAGGTGTAATTCAACTATTGAATAAAAAAAATGATGATAAATTTGTGCCTTTTGATGAAAAAGATAAAGATTATTTATCAATGTTTAGCTCTTTTATATCATTATCAATTTCAAAAGCTCAAACTGATATTATTAAACTTCAACTTTTAAATGAACAATTAGAAAAAGTAAATATTGAATTAGAAAAAAAAGTTGAAAAAGAGATATTAAATAATCAGGAAAAGTCAACTACAATATTCAATCAATCAAAAATATCTTCAATGGCAGAACTAATGGGTGATATTGCACAAGAATGGAAAGAACCTCTAAATATTATTTCTACACTTGCAAGTGGATTAAAAATTAATATTGAATATGACAATATTAATAAAAACGAGTCCGTTTCTAAATTATCAAAGATTGTTAATATTACTCAAAATTTATCAATGAATATTGATAATTTTAAAGATTTTTATAAAGTTGAAAGTGTAGCGGATAATTTTAATATTTCAGAAACTATTGCTAAATGCCTAGAATTAGCAGATGCTAGCTTGAAAAAAAATAGTATCAATTTAGTTTTGAATTTAGATTATTCTATAAATATTTATGGTCTTAAAAATGAATTCAGTCAAGCAATATTAAATATTATAAATAATTTAATAAATGGATTAATAGAAAAGATTTCTATTGAAGATAAAAGATATATTTTTATTGATTTAAATTGTATTGATAAAAAAATATATTTAAAGTTAAAAAGTAATGATGGAAAAAGAAATATAGAAAAAGATAATGAAAATATGTATATGACTAGAATGATTATAAAAAAATATAAAAAAGGAAATATTGAATTAAAAAATATCAATTTCTTATATGAAGATATTAATTATAATGGCAATGAATATTTAATTACTTTAGCGTAA
- the fmt gene encoding methionyl-tRNA formyltransferase, producing the protein MSKRILFMGTPDYATTIFKELINSEYEIVGLFTQPDKPFGRKQVLTPPHIKQFCLDENLNIPIFQPLKLRGNEEVAKQIKELNPDFIIVAAYGQILPKDILNIAPCINLHASLLPKYRGASPIQESLLNDDIYTGVTSMLMEEGLDSGDILGLQYLKITSNMEVSEAFEKLSLIAAKLTIITLDNFENIKPTKQNETEVSFCKKIKKEDGLVDFSNAKKLYQKYKAYSFWPGVFLKSELKLKDIELNEESSINNQGQILETTNDYVIIGCEVGSLKIRTIQAPSKKAINATDYIRGQRLELNKILF; encoded by the coding sequence TTGAGTAAAAGAATTCTATTTATGGGAACACCAGATTATGCAACAACTATTTTTAAAGAGTTAATAAATAGTGAGTATGAAATAGTAGGATTATTTACTCAACCAGATAAACCCTTTGGAAGAAAACAAGTTTTAACACCGCCTCATATTAAACAATTTTGTCTAGATGAAAATTTAAATATCCCAATTTTTCAACCTTTAAAGTTAAGAGGAAATGAAGAAGTAGCAAAACAAATAAAAGAGTTAAATCCCGATTTTATAATTGTTGCTGCTTATGGTCAAATATTACCTAAAGATATACTTAATATTGCTCCATGTATAAATTTACATGCATCACTACTTCCAAAATATCGAGGTGCAAGTCCAATTCAAGAATCACTTTTAAATGATGATATTTATACAGGTGTTACTTCAATGCTTATGGAAGAGGGACTAGATAGTGGAGATATTTTAGGATTACAATATCTTAAAATTACATCAAATATGGAAGTTTCAGAGGCTTTTGAAAAATTATCTTTAATTGCTGCAAAACTTACTATTATAACTTTAGATAATTTTGAAAATATAAAACCAACTAAACAAAATGAAACTGAAGTTAGTTTTTGTAAAAAAATCAAAAAAGAAGATGGCTTAGTTGATTTTTCTAATGCAAAAAAATTATATCAGAAATATAAAGCATACTCTTTTTGGCCAGGTGTTTTTTTAAAATCTGAATTAAAATTAAAAGATATTGAACTAAATGAAGAATCATCTATTAATAATCAAGGTCAAATTTTAGAAACTACTAATGATTATGTAATAATTGGATGTGAAGTTGGAAGCTTAAAAATTAGAACTATTCAAGCTCCTTCAAAAAAAGCAATAAATGCGACAGATTATATAAGAGGTCAAAGACTAGAATTAAATAAAATACTATTTTAA
- the proB gene encoding glutamate 5-kinase, whose translation MKRLVIKVGTAVLTQDGQLALERMDNLVNLIAKLKNEKNFEVILVSSGAVGAGFTSLKLDKRIIANKQALAAIGQPLLLKNYKKRFKEHNITCAQMLFIADDFDSRKRTKNAQNVMEILLENNILPIINENDVIANYELLFGDNDQLAAHVAYYFNADMLAILSDIDGYYNKNPREFDDAVLQKNVFEINPDELEMKHTANSEFATGGIVTKLKAADFLMKRGIPMYLSSGFDLTNAYDFLVDGNHKSGTIFQAKK comes from the coding sequence ATGAAAAGATTAGTAATTAAAGTTGGAACAGCTGTTTTAACTCAAGATGGCCAATTGGCTCTTGAGAGAATGGATAATTTAGTTAATTTAATTGCTAAATTAAAAAATGAAAAAAATTTTGAAGTGATATTAGTCTCTTCAGGAGCTGTTGGAGCTGGATTTACTTCATTAAAACTTGATAAAAGAATAATTGCAAATAAACAAGCATTAGCTGCTATTGGTCAACCACTATTACTTAAAAATTATAAAAAAAGATTTAAAGAACATAATATTACATGTGCGCAAATGCTTTTTATTGCAGATGATTTTGATTCAAGAAAAAGAACAAAAAATGCACAAAATGTTATGGAAATACTTTTAGAAAATAATATCTTACCAATTATAAATGAAAATGACGTGATTGCAAATTATGAATTATTATTTGGTGATAATGATCAGTTAGCAGCTCATGTTGCATACTATTTCAATGCAGATATGTTAGCAATTTTATCAGATATTGATGGATATTATAATAAAAACCCAAGAGAGTTTGATGACGCAGTTTTACAAAAAAATGTTTTTGAAATAAATCCTGATGAACTTGAAATGAAGCATACTGCAAATTCAGAATTTGCAACAGGTGGAATTGTAACAAAATTAAAAGCAGCAGATTTTTTAATGAAAAGAGGAATTCCAATGTATTTATCATCAGGTTTTGATTTAACAAATGCTTATGATTTTTTAGTTGATGGAAATCATAAAAGCGGAACAATTTTTCAAGCAAAAAAATAA
- the obgE gene encoding GTPase ObgE, producing MFIDSARFSVTSGKGGQGCAAFRREKFVVKGGPDGGDGGKGGDVYFLVDNNTDTLSNYKGRKYFKADNGAQGLGGRMTGKSGESLVLVVPPGTQVIDDETNEVIFDLIELGEKVLFLEGGKGGLGNTHFKNSRNQRPTYFQPGLPGQVRSIRLELKLIADVGLVGYPNVGKSTLISVTSNATPEIANYEFTTLTPKLGVVEVGNYNSFVMADIPGIIDGASEGRGLGLEFLKHIERTKTLLFVIDVANYRTMIDQYRVLKEEVAKFSGELSKRNFAIVISKIDGYLGESLDEDIEKFIKDIGLEPTKSNEFKFEGENPYFVQDLIYSRFDNSKPYFVLPISSLTKLNLKPLGFALYNLLEQDK from the coding sequence ATGTTTATAGATAGCGCTAGATTTTCAGTTACATCTGGAAAAGGTGGACAGGGATGTGCAGCATTTAGACGAGAAAAATTTGTTGTTAAAGGTGGACCAGATGGTGGTGATGGTGGAAAAGGTGGAGATGTTTACTTTTTAGTTGACAACAATACGGATACATTATCAAACTACAAAGGTAGAAAATACTTTAAAGCAGATAATGGAGCACAAGGTTTAGGTGGAAGAATGACTGGAAAGTCAGGAGAATCTCTTGTTTTAGTTGTTCCTCCTGGCACTCAAGTTATTGATGATGAAACAAATGAAGTTATATTTGACTTGATTGAACTAGGAGAAAAAGTTTTATTTCTTGAAGGTGGAAAAGGTGGATTAGGTAATACGCACTTTAAAAACTCAAGAAATCAAAGACCAACTTATTTCCAACCAGGTCTTCCAGGACAAGTAAGAAGTATTAGACTAGAATTAAAACTTATTGCTGATGTTGGACTTGTTGGTTATCCTAATGTTGGAAAATCAACTTTAATTTCAGTTACTTCTAATGCAACTCCAGAAATTGCAAATTATGAATTTACTACATTAACACCAAAATTAGGTGTTGTAGAAGTTGGAAATTATAACTCTTTTGTAATGGCTGATATTCCAGGAATTATTGATGGTGCAAGTGAGGGAAGAGGTTTAGGTTTAGAGTTTTTAAAACATATTGAAAGAACTAAAACACTTCTATTTGTAATCGATGTTGCCAACTATCGAACAATGATTGACCAATATAGAGTATTGAAAGAAGAAGTTGCTAAATTCTCAGGTGAGTTATCAAAAAGAAATTTTGCAATTGTTATAAGTAAAATTGATGGATACCTTGGTGAAAGCTTAGATGAAGATATAGAAAAATTCATTAAAGATATTGGTTTAGAACCTACAAAATCAAATGAATTTAAATTTGAAGGAGAAAATCCATATTTTGTTCAAGATTTAATTTATTCAAGATTCGATAATAGTAAACCATATTTTGTTTTACCAATTTCATCTTTAACAAAACTAAATCTTAAACCTTTAGGATTTGCATTATATAATTTATTGGAACAAGATAAATGA
- the rpmA gene encoding 50S ribosomal protein L27 yields the protein MAHKKGQGSTQNNRDSAGRRLGVKKFGGEVVRAGNIIIRQRGTKVHLGQNVGIGKDHTIYSLIDGVVKFEIKDKKRKKVSVYAS from the coding sequence ATGGCTCACAAAAAAGGTCAGGGAAGTACGCAGAATAATAGAGATTCAGCTGGTAGAAGACTTGGTGTTAAGAAATTTGGTGGTGAAGTTGTAAGAGCTGGAAACATCATTATTAGACAAAGAGGTACAAAAGTACATTTAGGTCAAAATGTTGGGATCGGTAAAGATCATACAATTTATTCTTTAATTGACGGTGTTGTTAAATTTGAGATTAAAGACAAAAAAAGAAAAAAAGTTTCAGTTTACGCTTCGTAA
- the rplU gene encoding 50S ribosomal protein L21: MYAIIKCGGKQYKVSEGDILDVDYTGQAAKETLEITDVLAVNNGELKTGEAVANAKVEAVVVLDGTGVNRAKKVIIYKKRRRKDSKLKRGFRKSFTKIRITKIAA, encoded by the coding sequence ATGTACGCAATTATCAAGTGTGGTGGAAAACAGTATAAAGTTTCTGAGGGTGATATCTTAGATGTTGATTATACTGGTCAAGCTGCTAAAGAAACTTTAGAAATTACTGATGTTTTAGCTGTAAACAACGGTGAATTAAAAACTGGTGAAGCTGTTGCAAACGCAAAAGTTGAGGCTGTTGTAGTATTAGATGGTACAGGTGTAAATAGAGCTAAAAAAGTAATAATTTACAAAAAAAGAAGAAGAAAAGATTCTAAACTTAAAAGAGGTTTCAGAAAAAGCTTCACAAAAATTAGAATTACTAAAATTGCTGCATAA
- a CDS encoding Rid family detoxifying hydrolase: MKFIASDYLPLAIGSYSPAVKVHGMVYTSAQVPITLDGTMVERDIKVQTRQVLTNLRTLLEDAESAMDKVVKVSVYLENIDDFGVVNVLFAEAFGEHKPARSTICVKSLPKNSMIMIDAIALANDYH, translated from the coding sequence ATGAAATTTATTGCAAGTGATTATTTACCTTTAGCAATAGGCTCTTACTCTCCTGCTGTAAAAGTGCATGGAATGGTATATACATCAGCACAAGTTCCAATAACATTAGATGGAACAATGGTAGAAAGAGATATAAAAGTTCAAACTAGACAGGTTCTTACAAATTTAAGAACACTTTTAGAAGATGCTGAAAGTGCAATGGATAAAGTAGTAAAAGTATCTGTATATTTGGAAAATATAGATGATTTTGGTGTTGTTAATGTACTTTTTGCTGAAGCTTTTGGTGAACATAAGCCAGCTCGTAGTACAATATGTGTTAAATCATTGCCAAAAAATTCAATGATTATGATTGATGCAATTGCTTTAGCAAATGATTATCATTAA
- the dnaG gene encoding DNA primase, with translation MIKKESIENLKNNLDVVDVISQFLELKKTGANFKACCPFHGETTPSFVVSPAKQIYHCFGCGVGGDSIKFVMEYEKLSYPETIEKLASMYNFNLDYENTDEKKQDTKILEEINKYYQKLFVNNENVKEYISKRGISEFSIEKFEIGYAPVSIDTINFLKSNHYNLADAIDLGVIDNGTNGLYSRFIERITFPIYSITGRLVGFGGRTITGHNAKYVNSPQTKLFNKSRLLYGYHLAKEQIYKKNQIIVCEGYLDVIMLHQAGFNTAVATLGTALTQDHLPLLRRGEPKIILAYDGDKAGLAAAFKASVMLSQSEFDGGVIIFAGGLDPADMVNDGRINELNEIFSNPIPYIPYAIDYIVSKYEINDPIQKQKALVEANEYLKSLSLLNQDEYKRYLAQKLNIRENLIKISSNKQRNFEPNLTKIDIAELCIIKSILEKPKRLDSVLDIVDSSMFEAHKNEFELLLTDIENISLNSIVLNEKLENYDDERLNQELLTLVYKFYTNKLTAISYDKTLDFKQKANLIRKIKDNIYQLKLGKLVSYNL, from the coding sequence ATGATAAAAAAAGAATCAATTGAAAATCTTAAAAACAATCTTGATGTTGTAGATGTTATTTCTCAATTTTTAGAATTGAAAAAAACTGGGGCAAATTTTAAAGCTTGTTGTCCATTTCATGGAGAAACAACTCCCTCATTTGTTGTAAGTCCTGCAAAACAAATTTATCATTGTTTTGGTTGTGGAGTAGGTGGGGATTCTATAAAATTTGTTATGGAGTATGAAAAACTATCATATCCAGAAACAATTGAAAAATTAGCTTCAATGTATAATTTTAATTTAGATTATGAAAATACAGATGAAAAAAAACAAGATACAAAAATCTTAGAAGAAATTAATAAATATTATCAAAAACTTTTTGTAAATAATGAAAATGTAAAAGAGTATATTTCAAAAAGAGGGATTTCAGAATTCTCAATAGAAAAATTTGAAATAGGGTATGCACCAGTTTCAATAGATACAATAAATTTTCTAAAATCAAATCATTATAATTTAGCAGATGCTATTGATTTAGGTGTAATTGATAATGGAACAAATGGATTATATTCAAGATTCATAGAAAGAATTACCTTTCCCATTTATTCAATAACAGGAAGACTTGTAGGTTTTGGTGGTAGAACCATAACTGGACACAATGCAAAATATGTAAATTCACCCCAAACAAAACTATTTAATAAATCAAGACTTTTATATGGTTACCATTTAGCAAAAGAGCAAATATATAAAAAAAATCAAATCATAGTTTGTGAGGGTTACTTAGATGTAATAATGCTTCATCAAGCAGGATTTAATACAGCTGTGGCAACACTTGGAACTGCCTTAACTCAAGATCATTTACCACTCTTGCGACGGGGTGAACCAAAAATTATATTAGCTTATGATGGAGATAAAGCTGGACTTGCAGCTGCTTTTAAAGCTTCAGTTATGTTAAGTCAAAGTGAATTTGATGGTGGAGTTATTATTTTTGCAGGTGGGTTAGATCCAGCTGATATGGTAAATGATGGAAGAATAAATGAATTGAATGAAATTTTTTCAAATCCGATTCCTTATATTCCTTATGCTATAGATTATATAGTTTCAAAATATGAAATTAATGATCCAATTCAAAAACAAAAAGCTTTAGTTGAAGCTAATGAATATTTAAAATCATTAAGTTTACTTAATCAAGATGAGTACAAAAGATATTTAGCGCAGAAATTAAATATTAGAGAAAATTTAATTAAGATTAGTTCCAATAAACAAAGAAATTTTGAACCAAATTTAACAAAAATTGATATTGCAGAACTTTGTATAATAAAATCTATTTTAGAAAAACCAAAAAGATTAGATTCTGTTTTAGATATTGTTGATTCATCTATGTTTGAAGCTCACAAAAATGAGTTCGAATTATTATTAACTGATATTGAGAATATTTCATTAAATTCAATAGTTTTAAATGAAAAACTTGAAAATTACGATGATGAAAGATTAAATCAAGAATTATTAACCTTAGTTTATAAATTTTATACAAATAAATTAACAGCTATTTCATATGATAAAACTTTAGACTTTAAACAAAAAGCAAATTTAATTAGAAAAATAAAAGATAATATATATCAATTAAAATTAGGAAAACTTGTTAGTTATAATTTATAA